A portion of the Actomonas aquatica genome contains these proteins:
- a CDS encoding alpha/beta fold hydrolase, which yields MLIRNFWLCRSLGLGLAGLLVLGGLVWGWQWFIAQPLYIPGRLAERNIESFAKSDPEGPRRWITGDGVEIFHQIIGSGKPVIVLHGGPGHPFAEPWPALVSLGNRYQFAFYDQRGCGRSSHPVERPVGDNPFEQIAYLDKTLGIATQLADLERVRRELVGEGDEPVVLIGHSFGGFLAAMYAAEFPPYVEALVLVAPADVLVFPSEEGDLFERVAARLPAQTTAEFKSYMENYLDFPAHLGRSETEMRQLNITFANYYLASLGQPPLPRHQQEWTGGWLAQALYIGLGQRHDYTKALGRISAPCLVLHGSADMILPQSSARYAQLIPRAKFTVIEGAGHHVFADRPEAFANRVEVFLDDLTK from the coding sequence ATGCTTATTCGGAATTTTTGGCTATGTCGCAGTCTTGGTCTCGGGCTTGCCGGGCTTTTGGTGCTGGGAGGATTGGTGTGGGGGTGGCAGTGGTTCATTGCGCAGCCGCTTTATATCCCGGGAAGGCTGGCGGAGCGAAATATAGAGTCCTTTGCGAAATCCGACCCCGAGGGCCCCAGGCGCTGGATCACTGGTGATGGGGTTGAGATATTTCACCAGATCATTGGCTCCGGGAAGCCGGTTATTGTCCTCCATGGGGGACCGGGGCATCCCTTTGCCGAGCCGTGGCCGGCACTTGTTTCACTGGGGAATCGTTATCAATTCGCCTTTTACGATCAGCGTGGTTGCGGCCGCTCCTCGCACCCGGTTGAGCGACCCGTTGGAGACAATCCCTTCGAGCAAATCGCCTATCTGGATAAGACCTTGGGTATCGCTACTCAGCTAGCGGATCTGGAACGTGTTCGACGGGAACTGGTGGGGGAGGGAGATGAGCCAGTGGTGCTGATCGGTCATTCCTTTGGTGGATTTCTTGCGGCGATGTATGCGGCTGAGTTTCCCCCTTACGTAGAGGCGCTGGTGCTGGTGGCGCCGGCGGACGTTCTGGTTTTCCCGAGCGAGGAGGGAGATCTATTTGAACGCGTGGCTGCGCGCCTGCCCGCGCAGACGACCGCGGAATTCAAAAGCTATATGGAGAACTATCTCGATTTCCCTGCTCATCTTGGTCGGAGCGAAACCGAGATGCGCCAGTTGAACATCACCTTCGCAAACTACTATCTCGCCAGTCTCGGGCAGCCCCCGTTGCCGCGACATCAGCAGGAGTGGACGGGGGGATGGCTGGCCCAGGCCCTCTACATCGGGCTCGGTCAGCGGCACGACTATACGAAGGCGTTAGGGCGCATATCGGCTCCATGTCTGGTCCTCCACGGGAGCGCGGATATGATTCTGCCACAATCGAGTGCGCGTTATGCGCAGCTTATCCCACGGGCTAAATTTACCGTGATCGAAGGGGCGGGGCATCACGTCTTTGCCGACCGGCCGGAGGCGTTTGCGAACCGGGTCGAGGTATTTCTGGACGATCTAACGAAATGA
- the rpsJ gene encoding 30S ribosomal protein S10, with the protein MKGQRIRIKLQGFDYRVIDQSALEIVETAKRSGARVSGPIPLPTRIEKLSVNRSPHVDKKSMEQFETRTHKRLIDIIEPTAQTVDELKKLNLPSGVDITINV; encoded by the coding sequence ATGAAAGGCCAACGCATTCGCATCAAGCTCCAGGGCTTCGACTATCGTGTGATCGACCAGTCCGCCCTCGAGATCGTCGAGACCGCCAAGCGCTCCGGCGCCCGGGTTTCCGGTCCCATCCCGCTGCCGACTCGTATCGAGAAGCTCAGCGTCAACCGCTCCCCGCACGTGGACAAAAAATCCATGGAGCAGTTTGAGACCCGCACCCACAAGCGCCTCATCGACATCATCGAACCCACCGCCCAAACGGTCGACGAGCTCAAGAAGCTCAACCTCCCCTCAGGCGTGGACATCACCATCAACGTCTGA
- the rpsL gene encoding 30S ribosomal protein S12 has product MPTINQLVRKGRRQIVAKSKSPALDANPFRRGVCVQVMTRTPKKPNSAIRKVAKVRLTNGNEVISYIPDEGHNLQEHSIVLVRGGRVKDLPGVRYHIVRGALDATGVEKRRRSRSKYGVKRPKDKK; this is encoded by the coding sequence ATGCCGACCATCAACCAGCTTGTGCGCAAAGGACGCCGCCAAATCGTGGCGAAGTCCAAGTCGCCTGCCCTCGACGCCAACCCTTTTCGCCGTGGCGTCTGCGTGCAGGTCATGACCCGCACCCCGAAGAAGCCGAACTCCGCTATCCGTAAGGTGGCCAAGGTTCGCCTCACCAATGGCAACGAGGTTATCTCCTACATCCCGGACGAAGGCCACAACCTCCAAGAGCACAGCATCGTGCTCGTCCGTGGTGGTCGTGTGAAGGATCTCCCGGGTGTCCGTTACCACATCGTGCGTGGTGCCCTCGACGCCACTGGCGTGGAGAAGCGTCGTCGCAGCCGCTCCAAGTATGGCGTGAAACGCCCGAAGGATAAGAAATAA
- the rpsG gene encoding 30S ribosomal protein S7, translating into MSRRHRATKRKVRPDVRYNSPLVAHLVNVVMLDGKKNLAERIVYGAFEKVSEKLEKGDPVDLLIGALENARPRLEVKSRRVGGATYQVPVEISYERQESLALRWIVNAAHSRKGTTMRDALANEIIDAYNNTGGVVKKKEDTHKMAQANRAFAHLRW; encoded by the coding sequence ATGTCACGCCGCCACAGAGCTACCAAGCGCAAGGTCCGTCCGGACGTTCGCTACAACAGCCCCCTCGTCGCTCACCTCGTTAACGTGGTGATGCTTGATGGTAAGAAGAACCTCGCCGAGCGCATCGTCTACGGCGCCTTTGAAAAGGTGTCCGAGAAGCTCGAAAAGGGTGATCCGGTTGATCTGCTCATCGGCGCGCTTGAGAACGCTCGTCCGCGTCTCGAAGTGAAGAGCCGTCGTGTCGGTGGTGCCACCTATCAGGTCCCGGTCGAGATCTCTTACGAGCGCCAAGAGAGCCTCGCTCTTCGCTGGATCGTCAACGCTGCTCACTCCCGTAAGGGCACGACCATGCGTGACGCTCTCGCGAATGAGATCATCGACGCCTACAACAACACCGGTGGCGTCGTGAAGAAGAAGGAAGACACTCACAAGATGGCCCAAGCCAATCGCGCTTTCGCCCACCTCCGCTGGTAA
- the rplC gene encoding 50S ribosomal protein L3 has translation MINTIIGKKIGMTQVYDDNNVLVPVTVVEAGPCPVVQVKTVESDGYNAVQLGYSAKKIKNSSKAELNHAKKAGLEQAPRILDEVRLADAPEAKAGDTVTVEAFISGQLVDVIGVSKGKGFAGVVKRFRVAGGPASHGSMFHRRIGSVGQRQTPGRVFKNQKMPGHMGNKRRTVQNLRIVQVDAEKNLLLVRGCIPGANGDTVVVRSAIKGQKQAAA, from the coding sequence ATGATCAACACCATTATCGGTAAAAAGATCGGCATGACTCAGGTCTACGATGACAACAATGTCCTCGTGCCGGTCACCGTGGTCGAAGCCGGACCCTGCCCTGTGGTCCAGGTCAAGACTGTCGAATCCGACGGCTACAACGCCGTCCAGCTCGGCTATTCCGCCAAGAAGATTAAAAATTCTTCGAAGGCCGAGCTCAACCACGCCAAGAAAGCGGGCCTCGAGCAAGCCCCCCGCATCCTTGATGAGGTGCGTCTTGCTGACGCTCCTGAAGCCAAGGCCGGTGACACCGTCACCGTGGAAGCCTTCATCTCCGGCCAGCTGGTCGACGTGATCGGCGTCTCCAAGGGCAAAGGTTTCGCTGGCGTTGTGAAGCGCTTCCGCGTCGCCGGTGGCCCCGCCTCGCACGGTTCCATGTTCCACCGCCGCATCGGTTCGGTGGGTCAGCGCCAGACCCCTGGTCGCGTCTTCAAGAATCAGAAGATGCCCGGTCACATGGGTAACAAGCGCCGCACCGTGCAGAACCTGCGCATCGTCCAAGTCGACGCCGAGAAGAACCTGCTTCTCGTCCGCGGCTGCATCCCCGGCGCCAATGGCGACACCGTCGTCGTGCGTTCGGCCATCAAAGGTCAAAAGCAGGCCGCCGCCTGA
- the rplD gene encoding 50S ribosomal protein L4, which yields MKLTVFSPDGTNSREEEFSLPTFEGDKGLQAVKEAIVAINANNRQGTRSTKTRGDVSGGGKKPWRQKGTGRARHGSTRSPIWVGGGRAHGPKPRDYSKKINSKVKALAFSRALFDRAVSGEIAVIEEFSVAPAKTKVVNEIIGRIAPEGKVLLVDAPFADTTVLAARNIERVSFQEAAKLNAFDLAGYAKIVVSSKALEAILARVNGGEN from the coding sequence ATGAAACTCACTGTATTTTCTCCCGACGGCACCAACAGCCGTGAAGAAGAGTTCAGCCTTCCCACCTTCGAAGGCGACAAGGGTCTCCAGGCCGTCAAGGAAGCGATCGTCGCGATCAACGCCAACAACCGCCAAGGCACCCGCTCGACCAAAACCCGCGGCGATGTCTCCGGTGGTGGTAAGAAGCCCTGGCGCCAAAAGGGCACCGGCCGCGCTCGCCACGGTTCCACCCGCTCCCCGATCTGGGTTGGCGGTGGCCGCGCTCACGGCCCGAAGCCCCGTGACTACTCCAAGAAGATCAACTCCAAGGTGAAGGCGCTCGCTTTCTCCCGTGCGCTGTTTGATCGCGCGGTCTCCGGCGAAATCGCCGTGATCGAGGAGTTCTCCGTCGCCCCGGCCAAGACCAAGGTCGTCAACGAGATCATCGGTCGTATCGCCCCCGAGGGTAAGGTGCTGCTCGTCGACGCTCCGTTCGCCGACACCACCGTCCTTGCCGCTCGCAACATCGAGCGCGTCTCCTTCCAGGAGGCCGCCAAACTTAACGCCTTCGATCTGGCCGGTTACGCCAAGATCGTCGTCAGCTCCAAAGCTCTCGAAGCGATCCTCGCTCGTGTCAACGGAGGTGAAAACTGA
- the rplV gene encoding 50S ribosomal protein L22: protein MEVQALTRYARMSPMKMREVARTIQGRKAPEALGLLSIIPRKSARLIAKTLKSAIANAENNNNVSADELIVHRALIEQGPVLKRFKAGARGTAKPRRKGMSHIRIVLSDGTNS from the coding sequence ATGGAAGTTCAAGCCCTCACCCGCTACGCGCGCATGTCGCCGATGAAGATGCGCGAGGTGGCCCGCACCATCCAAGGCCGCAAGGCTCCGGAAGCGCTCGGTCTCCTCTCGATCATCCCGCGCAAATCCGCCCGCCTCATCGCCAAGACGCTCAAGAGCGCAATCGCCAACGCCGAGAACAATAACAACGTCTCGGCCGACGAGCTCATCGTGCACCGTGCTCTCATTGAGCAAGGTCCCGTTCTTAAGCGCTTCAAGGCCGGTGCCCGAGGCACCGCCAAGCCCCGTCGCAAGGGCATGTCCCACATCCGCATCGTCCTCTCGGACGGCACCAACTCCTAA
- the fusA gene encoding elongation factor G — MSDENPVIKVVTERSKANKVNAKERPFPLEWTRNIGIAAHIDAGKTTTTERILFYSGAVHKIGEVHEGDTVTDWMAQEKERGITITAAAISCAWDASCGPWSGIKQRINIIDTPGHVDFTAEVERSMRVLDGAVAVFCAVAGVQPQSETVWRQANKYGVPRLAFINKMDRVGADFFTAVAEMREKLGANAHPLCIPIGAEENFSGLIDLVQNVAYIFGTEEDALGLKPITTEIPEDYQAQAAEYREKLIEALCDFDDTLAEKYLEGEEISVEEIMFAVRKATISLEFTGVMPGSAFKNKGVQRLLDAVVNYLPSPIDLPPIKGQDSDGETVTAEVDDAGKLAGLVFKLWTDPFVGKLVFYRVYTGQLKKGTAVYNPRTRRSERVSRLVLMRAMDRDEIDVAYSGDICAVVGVKDIITGDTLCDADFDIRLEPPSFPEPVIAMSIEPNSKADQEKMGTALQRLVAEDPTLSVKTDEETGQTILAGMGELHLDIIIDRMRREFKVEATTGKPQIAYRETILSSANGEGKFVRQSGGKGQYGHAVITMEPNEKGKGIEVINKIVGGVIPKEFIKPTTDGLMEACNNGVVAGYPVVDVKMAIIDGSFHPVDSSEIAFKMAGIFAFKEAMKAASPIVLEPIMKVEVTTPEEFQGDLIGDINRRRGRVNGMQSKGGAAIVDTEVPLEMLFGYVTDIRSLSKGRASATITPSHFEQVPQQVLAKIVETSSRAPART; from the coding sequence ATGTCCGACGAAAATCCCGTCATTAAGGTCGTCACTGAACGGTCCAAAGCGAACAAGGTTAACGCCAAAGAGCGTCCCTTCCCGCTCGAGTGGACCCGCAATATCGGTATTGCCGCTCACATCGATGCTGGCAAGACCACCACGACCGAGCGCATCCTGTTCTACTCGGGTGCCGTTCATAAGATCGGTGAGGTGCACGAAGGTGACACTGTGACCGACTGGATGGCCCAGGAAAAGGAGCGCGGCATCACCATCACCGCAGCCGCCATTTCCTGCGCTTGGGACGCTTCCTGTGGCCCGTGGTCTGGCATCAAGCAGCGTATCAACATCATTGATACTCCCGGGCACGTGGACTTCACCGCCGAGGTGGAGCGCTCCATGCGTGTGCTCGACGGTGCCGTCGCCGTGTTCTGCGCCGTGGCCGGTGTGCAACCGCAGTCTGAGACCGTGTGGCGCCAAGCCAATAAGTATGGCGTTCCGCGCCTTGCGTTCATCAACAAGATGGACCGCGTCGGGGCTGACTTCTTCACGGCCGTCGCCGAGATGCGCGAAAAGCTGGGCGCCAATGCCCACCCGCTCTGCATTCCGATCGGAGCCGAGGAAAACTTTTCTGGTCTGATCGATCTGGTTCAGAACGTGGCTTACATCTTCGGCACCGAAGAGGACGCACTCGGCCTCAAGCCGATCACCACCGAGATTCCGGAAGACTACCAAGCTCAGGCTGCTGAGTATCGCGAGAAGCTGATTGAAGCGCTGTGCGACTTCGACGACACCCTCGCTGAAAAGTATCTTGAAGGTGAAGAAATCTCCGTTGAGGAGATTATGTTCGCAGTCCGTAAGGCTACCATCTCCCTCGAGTTCACCGGCGTGATGCCTGGTTCAGCCTTCAAGAACAAGGGTGTGCAGCGTCTCCTCGACGCCGTGGTCAACTACCTGCCGTCCCCGATCGACCTTCCTCCCATCAAGGGCCAGGACAGCGATGGTGAGACTGTCACTGCCGAAGTCGACGACGCGGGCAAACTCGCCGGTCTCGTCTTCAAGCTGTGGACCGACCCGTTCGTGGGTAAGCTCGTGTTCTACCGTGTTTACACCGGTCAGCTCAAAAAGGGCACCGCGGTCTACAATCCGCGCACCCGTCGCTCCGAGCGCGTCTCCCGTCTCGTGCTCATGCGCGCCATGGATCGTGACGAGATCGACGTCGCCTACTCTGGTGACATTTGCGCCGTCGTCGGCGTGAAGGACATCATCACCGGTGACACCCTCTGCGACGCCGACTTTGACATCCGCCTCGAGCCGCCGTCCTTCCCGGAACCGGTTATCGCCATGTCGATCGAGCCGAACTCCAAGGCCGACCAGGAGAAGATGGGCACCGCCCTCCAGCGCCTCGTCGCCGAGGATCCGACCCTCTCTGTCAAGACTGACGAAGAGACCGGTCAGACCATTCTCGCCGGCATGGGTGAGCTCCACCTCGACATCATCATCGACCGCATGCGTCGTGAATTCAAAGTCGAGGCGACCACCGGCAAGCCGCAGATCGCTTACCGCGAAACCATTCTCAGCTCCGCCAACGGCGAAGGTAAGTTCGTCCGTCAGTCGGGCGGTAAGGGCCAATACGGTCACGCCGTCATCACCATGGAACCGAACGAGAAGGGTAAGGGTATCGAGGTCATCAACAAGATTGTTGGTGGTGTCATCCCGAAGGAGTTCATCAAGCCCACCACCGACGGCCTCATGGAGGCCTGCAACAACGGTGTCGTCGCCGGTTACCCGGTTGTGGACGTCAAGATGGCCATCATCGATGGTTCCTTCCACCCGGTCGACTCCTCCGAAATCGCGTTCAAGATGGCGGGTATCTTCGCCTTCAAGGAAGCGATGAAGGCGGCCAGCCCGATCGTCCTCGAGCCGATCATGAAGGTCGAAGTGACCACCCCGGAAGAATTCCAAGGTGATCTCATCGGCGACATCAACCGTCGTCGTGGCCGCGTCAACGGCATGCAGAGCAAGGGTGGTGCCGCTATCGTCGATACCGAAGTTCCGCTCGAAATGCTCTTCGGTTACGTCACGGACATTCGCTCCCTCTCCAAGGGCCGCGCCAGCGCGACCATCACGCCCTCCCACTTCGAGCAGGTTCCGCAGCAGGTTCTCGCCAAGATTGTCGAGACTTCCAGCCGCGCTCCGGCCCGCACCTAA
- the rpsC gene encoding 30S ribosomal protein S3 translates to MGQKTNPVGFRLAVRRNWQSRWYANKKDFPTLLREDQLIREKLMEKLKQASVPRIFIERASNRVRVKIYTARPGIVIGRKGQEIEKIKDELSKLTGKEILLDIQEVKKPEIEAQLVAENVALQLERRIAFRRAMKRTVEIAMALGAEGIRIQCSGRLGGSDIARREWQRKGRVPLHTLRENIDYGFAEANTVYGKIGVKCWICKPEADSNQPA, encoded by the coding sequence ATGGGCCAAAAAACCAATCCCGTCGGTTTCCGTCTCGCCGTCCGCCGCAACTGGCAGTCGCGCTGGTATGCGAACAAGAAAGACTTCCCCACGCTCCTGCGTGAGGATCAGCTCATCCGTGAGAAACTCATGGAGAAGCTCAAGCAGGCTTCCGTGCCGCGCATCTTCATCGAGCGCGCCTCCAACCGCGTCCGCGTCAAGATTTACACCGCCCGTCCGGGCATCGTGATCGGTCGCAAGGGCCAGGAGATCGAGAAGATCAAAGACGAGCTCTCCAAGCTCACCGGCAAAGAGATCCTGCTCGACATCCAAGAGGTCAAGAAGCCCGAGATCGAAGCGCAGCTCGTCGCTGAGAATGTTGCTCTCCAGCTCGAGCGCCGTATCGCCTTCCGTCGCGCCATGAAGCGCACCGTCGAGATCGCCATGGCTCTCGGCGCCGAAGGTATTCGTATCCAGTGCTCGGGCCGTCTCGGCGGTTCCGATATCGCTCGCCGCGAGTGGCAGCGCAAGGGCCGCGTCCCGTTGCACACGCTGCGCGAAAACATCGACTACGGTTTCGCCGAGGCGAACACCGTTTACGGCAAG
- the rplB gene encoding 50S ribosomal protein L2, translated as MAIQSHRPTTASQRFTAITSSKGLTKKRPEKALTEPKPKTGGRNVYGRITSRRRGGGHKQLYRRIDFKRLDRLDQPCEVIAIEYDPNRSAHIALVQYEDGEKRYIIAPDGLDVGTKIVAGTTATINDFNVGNNYPLSLMPPSTRVHCVELLPGRGAQMARGAGTAVELVSITEEGFAQIKLPSGEIRLVNAKCRATIGEVGNGDHNRQSLGKAGRNRWLGRRPRVRGMVMNPVDHPNGGGNGKSKGGGGGQHLVSPWGQLAKGFPTRKRSKASNRLILVRHNGKKPRGKK; from the coding sequence ATGGCTATTCAATCCCATCGCCCGACCACCGCTTCCCAGCGTTTCACTGCGATCACCTCCTCCAAGGGGCTGACCAAGAAGCGTCCGGAAAAGGCTCTCACCGAACCGAAGCCCAAGACTGGTGGCCGCAACGTTTATGGCCGCATCACCTCGCGTCGTCGTGGTGGTGGCCACAAGCAGCTCTACCGTCGTATCGACTTCAAGCGTCTCGACCGTCTCGACCAACCCTGCGAAGTGATCGCGATCGAATACGATCCGAATCGCTCCGCCCACATCGCCCTCGTGCAATATGAGGACGGTGAGAAGCGTTACATCATCGCTCCGGACGGTCTCGATGTTGGCACCAAGATCGTCGCCGGCACGACCGCAACGATCAACGACTTCAATGTCGGTAACAACTATCCGCTCTCCCTGATGCCTCCCTCCACCCGCGTGCACTGCGTTGAGCTGCTGCCCGGTCGTGGTGCGCAGATGGCTCGTGGTGCCGGCACGGCGGTCGAGCTCGTCTCGATCACGGAAGAAGGCTTCGCGCAGATCAAGCTGCCTTCCGGCGAGATCCGCCTCGTGAATGCCAAGTGCCGCGCCACCATCGGTGAAGTCGGCAACGGTGACCACAACCGCCAGTCGCTCGGCAAAGCCGGTCGCAACCGTTGGCTCGGCCGTCGCCCCCGCGTTCGCGGTATGGTGATGAACCCGGTCGATCACCCCAACGGTGGTGGTAACGGTAAGTCCAAGGGTGGTGGCGGTGGCCAGCACCTCGTGTCCCCCTGGGGTCAGTTGGCCAAGGGCTTCCCGACCCGGAAGCGCTCCAAGGCCTCCAACCGCCTCATCCTCGTCCGCCACAACGGCAAGAAGCCGCGCGGTAAGAAATAA
- the rplW gene encoding 50S ribosomal protein L23: MQADKILKTVRLTEKSNAQSAELGQYTFEVFPNASKAAIAAAVESTFKVTVKRVNVQNYLGKTTRGRTGRPGKKSDFKKAIVTLKAGDKIELV, encoded by the coding sequence ATGCAAGCCGACAAGATTCTCAAAACCGTTCGTCTCACCGAGAAGTCCAACGCGCAATCCGCTGAGTTGGGTCAATATACCTTCGAGGTGTTCCCCAACGCTTCCAAAGCCGCAATCGCTGCCGCTGTCGAGTCGACCTTCAAGGTCACCGTCAAGCGCGTCAACGTGCAGAACTACCTCGGCAAGACCACCCGCGGCCGCACCGGCCGTCCGGGTAAGAAATCCGACTTCAAGAAGGCCATCGTTACGCTAAAGGCCGGCGACAAGATCGAGCTCGTTTAA
- the rpsS gene encoding 30S ribosomal protein S19: MARSIKKGFFVDYHLIEKIEKANTAGGAKKPIQTWSRRSTITPEFVGFTFNVHNGKQFTAVYVTENMVGHKLGEFAPTRAFRTHGGMTRKD, encoded by the coding sequence ATGGCCCGTTCCATCAAAAAAGGCTTCTTCGTCGACTACCACCTGATCGAGAAAATCGAGAAGGCCAATACAGCCGGTGGTGCCAAGAAACCCATTCAAACCTGGTCCCGTCGCTCGACCATCACGCCGGAATTCGTCGGCTTCACCTTCAACGTGCACAACGGCAAGCAGTTCACCGCCGTCTACGTCACCGAGAACATGGTGGGTCACAAGCTGGGTGAGTTCGCCCCGACCCGTGCGTTCCGCACCCACGGTGGCATGACCCGCAAGGACTAA